A single Diceros bicornis minor isolate mBicDic1 chromosome 7, mDicBic1.mat.cur, whole genome shotgun sequence DNA region contains:
- the KCNE3 gene encoding potassium voltage-gated channel subfamily E member 3 yields METANGTQTWYESLHTVLKALNATLHSNLLCRPEPDNLTQQRRPSLPGRDDNSYMYILFVMFLFAVTVGSLVLGYTRSRKVDKRSDPYHVYIKNRVSMI; encoded by the coding sequence ATGGAGACCGCCAATGGGACTCAGACCTGGTATGAAAGCCTGCACACTGTGCTGAAGGCTCTAAATGCCACTCTTCACAGCAACTTGCTCTGTCGGCCGGAGCCAGACAACCTGACGCAGCAGCGGCGGCCCAGCCTACCTGGCCGTGATGACAACTCCTACATGTACATTCTCTTTGTCATGTTCCTATTTGCTGTTACTGTGGGCAGCCTCGTCCTGGGATACACCCGCTCCCGCAAAGTGGACAAGCGCAGTGACCCCTATCATGTGTACATCAAGAACCGTGTGTCTATGATCTGA